The genomic segment gtggtggcacacctaataaGCGCacttattaccaagtgcaagatcctgggttcaagcctccgcttcccacctgcagtgggtccagtttacgagtggtgaagcaggtgtacaggtatcttatctttctctcccgttctttctctgtcctcttagtttctctctatcctgtctaataaaaattagaaaaagaaaaaaaaaaaggctgacaggagcagtggatttgtagtgcaggtaccaagtcccagtgataattctggtggcagtaAGAAAAGTAGTTGCTGTTAATAGTGTCtcccatccccatctccatcaGGGAAGTTTCTAGTATGGAATATACAGATCCTAACTTGTCCCTGCCCATTCCAGCTTCACCCTTGGCCCTTTGTGCCTGGTTTGTAGATCTGCTGTAGTGATTGATACCAACTGTCTTGCAGATCTTCATGTAtcagttttttctttctcatctttgCCTATTCACATGAATTTGTTAGTCCCTTAAACATGCAACCCAagcatttcttcctcctcttcttgctCATGTTTCCCTAGTGCACTGAGTTATATCAATAGCATTTTGTTTACCTAATTGTAATGCAAATCTTTTTCTCTGCCCCTATAACACCATGAGCTTCCTGAACATGGGAACTGTGATTCTCAGAAATTTACACCCTTGATAGGGCTATGCAAAAAAGGACCATGAGGCctttaaaagacaaaaacactACTAAAAGTAtatttctaaaaatgtctgattatTAAATGCTAATAAAGTGACTCAGTTTAAAAATTGCAATTTCCTCCTATAGTTATAACGACCCAGCCTTTTATGAAGAATGCAAAATGGAATAcctgaaggaaagggaagaattcAGAAAAACTGGAATTCCTACTAAGAGAAAGCTACAGAAGCTTCCCACAAGCATGTAGGCAAATATTCAAATGATATGAATGCTAATATTCAGGGAAATATAGTCACCTGAAATAATGGACTTAAGGGTATATGCTTTATCCTGAGTTACGGAAATTCCCAATATCTGAAATAAAGGTGTTTTGTTTAATCGCACAGTTGTTTATTGTGTAGGACAGAAATAAACAGTGAAATGGAATATGGTTTGCCTGGCTATTCC from the Erinaceus europaeus chromosome 21, mEriEur2.1, whole genome shotgun sequence genome contains:
- the CMC1 gene encoding COX assembly mitochondrial protein homolog isoform X5, whose amino-acid sequence is MALDPSDFTRCCKDSGLLMVVKCQKENASLKECLTSYYNDPAFYEECKMEYLKEREEFRKTGIPTKRKLQKLPTSM